ACAACAGTGTGTGGGATGGTTTTCACAAATTTCTATATAAGAGATTGAGAAGATTCAAAACTCAAGGTAGAGCATTTTTTATACTTTTTGCTGGCTgatgaaaaatatataatattagagACCGTTGAAGGTTGAAAAATATATTTAGAGGCATAtataatatacatacatataaaaaTGCATGACTCCGGTTTGAGAAGACAGATGTGCCACAGCCAATATTACAGAGGTTGGTTTAATCTTAAATGAAATGAGTATTACCCTTATTCCCTGAGCTAGCATGTTAGTACAAACATGTTTCATGTAGCATAATACTGTATTACTAAATAGGATGTGTGATGTGCCCCTCCTCTCCTTAATTAAGATTTAATATGCTTCCAAGGCTGATTGTGGACTGTAGGAATTTGCTCTGATTTTTAGGAATTATTCGACCACAGACTCATCTGGCACACGCCCAGATCAAACTGGCGATGACGTAAATCAGCAAACAGATTAGTAAGAAACCAGCAAtaatcaaagaaaaataaaaagaaatgagGCAAGAGAATTTATCCTGGTTTTGGTCCTAAGATCAATTCGATCTTAGGCCGTACATCCAGCTGAGCATCATCATCTCCAATCCACTATATCAATCTTGAGTTTGTACACTTTACAATGGTAGAAAAGAGCCTAGGAAAAACACAGCAGCCCCTCAAGAACAATCTCAGTTCTTCCTGCAGAGAACCCAAGTTCTTAGTCTCAAAGAACTTCTCACTATCTCTCTGTTTCACTGCTTCTCACTCTAGGATTCACTCTtttcttattgtaattctctctCTCCAAACTCTCTCTTCCGTATACTGTTTTTCCTTATCctcaaaacagaaaaaaaaaataagctaTTTATAAACATAGCTTTTACAAGAAAGTAAATCTTGACTCTAGTTCCAGCCAAGGTTAGTTTGGTGCAGTTAAACTTTAGGAGGATTAACCCACAAATTCCACCTTCATCCTCTAAAGATTAAACAGACCCTCTCCAAGATTGATCTCAGAAGATGATGATATACTCCTCATATTTCAGCAACTTCCAATGTTCAGTAAGTTGAGACAATGTTTCAACTTACTGAAAGTAAGAACCTTAGTTCCCATATCTGCTGGATTCTCACTTGTGTGAACTTTCTCCAACTCAAGTACCCTTTCTTCAATCTTCTCTCTTATCCAATAAAGCCGAATATCAATGTGTTTACTCTTCTCATGAACTGGATTTTTGCATAAATGAATTGATGACTGGCTGTCCGAGTAGATTGTTCCTTTTCCTTTCAAAAGTTTTAACTCTTGGAGAATACCTTGAATCCAGATTGCTTCTTTAAACGCCTCTGTAGTAGCCATAAACTCTGACTCAGTTGTAGACAAAGCTACCACTTGTTGTTGTTGTGACTTCCAGCTTATACAACTTTTGTTCAGGACAAATACATAAGCTGTTGTAGACCTCCTGTTGTCCTTATTAGATGCATAATCAGCATCTACATAACCATTCAGAACAACTTTTCCTGGATCTCTTTGATATATTAGGCCATACTTAGATGTTCCCTTCAAGTACCTCATAAGCCATTTTAAAGCATTCCAATGCTCCGGACCTGGGTTGGACATATACCTGCTCAAAACACTTAAAGAATGTGCAATATCAGGTCTTGTGCTTACCATAATGTACATCAAACATCCTACAGCCACTACATAAGGAACTTTTTCCATTTCCCTTCTTTCAAACTCAGTTTTAGGACATTGTTCATTTGACAACTTGAAGTGTCCAGCCAATGGTATTGTAGTAGCTTTAGAATTTTCCAAACTGAATTTCTTCATCACTTTTTCGATGTAGCTTCTTTGAGTGAGAACCAACTTTCCTTCCTTTTTGTTTCTAAGTACTTCAATGCCTAAAATCTTCTTCACGggtccaaggtctttcatttcaaACTCACTCTTGAGTTTATCCTTGATGAACTTGATCTTGGTCTTATCTCTGCCTATGATCATCATATCATCAACGTACAGCAACAAGAATACCGTACCTGCTGTTTCCAAATCCTTGTAATACAAACAAGAATCAAATTTTGATCTCACAAAGCCAATTTCTTGAGCAAACAAGTTGAACCTCTTATTCCACTGCCTTGGTGACTGCTTTAAACCATACAACGATCTCTTGAGCAAACACACCAGTTCTGTTTTACTGTTTTCCACCTGAAAACCAGGTGGTTGCTCCATGTAGATTTCTTCATCTAAGACGCCATTTAAGAACGCTGTCTTGACATCTAACTGTTCCACTTCAAGATCTTCATGTGCTGCAACTGCCAGCATCATTCTAATGGTTTTGTACTTCACCACAGGTGAGAATATGTCTGTGTAGTCTATCCCCTCAACTTGTGTAAATCCTTTTGCTACTAATCTCGCTTTGTATCTTGGTGGTTCCCCTTCTATCATGCCTTCCTTGATTCTGAAAATCCACTTGTATGATACTACCTTCTGCCCTTGAGGTCTTGGAACCACTATCCACGTACTGTTCTTCCTCAATGAGTCCATCTCCTCATTCATAGCATCCAaccatttcttcccatatttgcTCGATACAGCTTCGTCATAGGTAGTTGGATCTGGTATCTCTTCAGGTGAAACTGACGCTAGTGCATACGCTATAAGATCAGCTTCAGCGTATCTTCTGGGTGGCTTTATCTCTCGTCTTGTTCTATCCCGTGCCAACTGATAGTCTTCCAGTTCTGTCTGGTCCACCTGACGAACATCAAGACGTTCCACCTCAATTTCAGGTTCTTGGGCTGGTTCTTCTGCATTATTTTCATCAATTTCTGCAGGAGTCTTTTCATTTGTTGATGTTGGCCTTCCAAGCTCTATATAAAATTCAGTCAACTTTTTCTCATCTTTGCTGCTTCCTGCACATTCAGAAAACATACCTTTCTCGGCTTTCAAGTGCACAAATTCATGTTCATTGAAAATCACATCTCTAGATATAACAATTTTTGGTCTTCCATTTTCAAAAGTACATAATCTGTAACCTTTTACACCAGTAGGATAGCCAAGAAAAATACATTTTATAGCTCTAGGATTAAGTTTATCTTCCCTTTTATGAGCATAAGCAGTGCAACCAAATACTTTTAAGTGACTAAGGCTTGGTGCTTTTCCTAACAACATTTCATAGGGTGTTTTCAAGTTCAGTACCCTATTAGGACTCCTATTTACCAAATAACATGCAGTAACTAAAGCTTCCCCCCAAAAACTCTTTTCCAAACCGGAACTAATTAACAAGCACCTAACTTtatttaataaagttctattcaTCCTTTCAGCAACTCCATTTTGCTGGGGTGTGTGCTTAACAGTTCTATGTCTAACAATGCCAAATTcagaacataacatattaaattcAGCATTAATAAATTCAAGGCCATTATCAGTTCTCAACACTTTCAATTTTCTATCATATTGATTTTCCACCTCAATTTTCCATTCTTTAAATTTAGGCAAACAttcatttttagttttaagcTGATATACCCAAACATATCTACTATAATCATCTattattgataaaaaataatGTTTACCTGAATGAGTTCCAACCTTGTGAGACCCCCACAAATCCGCATGTACATATTCCAAAGGCCTTCTTGAATTATGTATAGTTGTAGAGAACTTCAATCTGTGGTGCTTTCCCAAAATACATGTCTCAAAGAATGGAAGTGAGCCTGTTTTGAACTTTCCCAATAAGCCTTGCTTGTTTAACTCCTTAATGCCCTGTTCACTCATATGTCCCATCCTGTGGTGCCACAGTTGCATCTGCACTTCCTAATGTGTTACAATACTTGCTTCTGAAGACATGATGGTTTCGCCTTGCAGTAAGTACAATCCATTTTTCTTTTCTCCCTTCATCACAGTGAGAGACCCCTTTGAAATCTTCATCTGACCATTAATGGATTTGTAACTGAAACCTTCATCTTCCAAGGCACCAAGAGACACTAGATTTCTCCTTAGTTCAGGAATGTGTCTGACATTGTTTAACGTTCGAATAGTTCCATCAAAGTGCTTGATCGCCACTTTCCCTATGCCAATGACCCTGCAAGCATTATCATTACCCATTAGCACAGTTCCACAATCAACCTTTCGGTAATCAATAAAATTTTCAAGAGTTGGGCACATATGAAATGTGCAACCCGAATCAAGAATCCACTCTTTTGTGATTCTTTGATTCGACACCATAAACATATCACCATCGGATAAACATTGGTCTGCCTCCTCTGCAATAGACACTGAGTTTTGCTTCTTTTCTCTGTCTTCCTTGAGTTTGTTTCTAAACTCATTGCAGAACCTCTTTATGTGACCAATTTTACCACAGAAATAACACTTTCTGTCTTTGTGATATTTCCCTCTTGACTTTGATCTAGATTTAGATCTATTATGCCCTCTGGAATGATCCCTTCGAACtagatctcttcctcttgcttgCTCTTTCCCTCTTGCCATGAGTGCTTCATCTTTCAGCTTGTCATATTCTTTGTTCAGTTCTTGTTCCTTTGATTTAAGTGCTCCAAGAACATCATCAAGTGTGAGTGTGTCCCTTCCATACTTGATTACTGCCTTGAGTTCTTGATAAGCCGCTGGTAGAGATCGAAGTAAGATGACAGCTTGACTTTCTTCATCTACAAAATATTTCAGATTAGCTAAaccaataataatttgattaaacGCATCAAGATTATCATCTAAAGACAGATTTGCAATCATTTTAAAGCCATATAAAGATTCTAGCAGATTTATTTTGTTAGTTAACGAAGGCTTCATGTAGATCTCTTCGAGTTTGTTCCACAACTCCCTTGCTGTCTTTAAGCTTTGAACCTTTCTCCTTACTGTATTGGAAAGGTGCATTATAATGGTGTAATAAGCTAACTCCTCCATATCTTCAATCTCTTCTTTCTTCAGCGTCTCTGAAAGTTCATCTCTGGGTTTGAGAGCTTTAGCAACTTTCTGATGAACAAGAATCCCTTTCAAGCTTTCTCTCCACAGCCTGAAATCTCCGGTTCCATTGAACTTCTCAAGTTCGAACCTTGCTGTAGTACCCATCTTTGAATTTGATCAATCTTGGATGAATCTGGGTTGAATTCTGTCGAATCTTGGTCCTTTCTCGCGGATCACGAACCTGGCTCTGATTTTGTAGGAATTTGCTCTGATTTTTAGGAATTATTCGACCACAGACTCATCTGGCACACGCCCAGATCAAACTGACGATGACGTAAATCAGCAAACAGATTAGTAAGAAACCAGCAAtaatcaaagaaaaataaaaagaaatgagGCAAGAGAATTTATCCTGGTTCTGGTCCTAAGATCAATTCGATCTTAGGCCGTATATCCAGCTGAGCATCATCATCTCCAATCCACTATATCAATCTTGAGTTTGTACACTTTACAATGGTAGAAAAGAGCCTAGGAAAAACACAGCAGCCCCTCAAGAACAATCTCAGTTCTTCCTGCAGAGAACCCAAGTTCTTAGTCTCAAAGAACTTCTCACTATCTCTCTGTTTCACTGCTTCTCACTCTAGGATTCACTCTtttcttattgtaattctctctCTCCAAACTCTCTCTTCCGTATACTGTTTTTCCTTATCCtcaaaacagaaaaaaaataaataaataaataagctaTTTATAAACATAGCTTTTACAAGAAAGTAAATCTTGACTCTAGTTCCAGCCAAGGTTAGTTTGATGCAGTTAAACTTTAGGAGGATTAACCCACATGGACATATATTGGTTTTTGTTTTAAATATATTGATGTTGAAAAACACTGAAACAACAAGACTTATAAGAACCAAACACACACACTACACACACATTCACGATCACAAGACAAAAATTTATCCTGGTTCGGTTCCAAATTGAACATATTCCAGCTGAGCTCGTCCACAAAAGTTCCTTCTCTGATCTTCAATGTCAGAAGCTAATACAAACCCAGCCAAGACAATGAGTTCTTGGCAACTCTCACCTTGTTCCTCACCACACAGCTCACTCAAGTAAAACAGAGTAAAGGTCCTCTGCTCTCTTACTAACCGTGCTCTTTCTCaagtagaaaaaaaaatgataatgaaAATCACTCACTCACTCCCTTAGCTCTAGTTACATATTTATGCTGCTTTTTGGATACATTaatcaaagaaagaaaaagattAAATAGCTAACGGTGACCAATCTTAGGTAACCGTTAATGCCGTTATTACTGTGAGAATTAAACAAATAATGAAAACGTGTATGCTCATGCATAAATAAGAAATTATGGGTGAAATTTTCAATCattaaattttcaaatattactgcAAAATTAAAGATCGAACATACTGGGGAGTTCATATTACACATATAATGATGTTGTTTAAGACCGACATATACTCCCTTGGAGTTCAAACAAACACAATATTACAAGAAAGGCACTAACAAATAAGTTCCTCTACAAACAATAAATAGATAATCATTCCTCTTATATGATGACAATTAATTCATAAATATGTCAGCCAATATTCAAAGTAGTGATTCATTTTCGTAGCTAATTAAGAAAAGGGTAATCAGTGTACCCAACAACAGGATCCTGTGTGTAAAAGGTAGTCCTATCGTACTTATTCAAAGGTGCATTCAGCTGAAATCTCAATACTAAATCAGGGTTTGAGATAAAAAGACGACCAAAAGACACCAAATCTGCCTCATCATCGGCTATGGCTTGCATTCCCAGCTCCCGAGTGTAGCCACCACTACACATGAAGGTTCCCTGGTAGGTTTTCCTTAGTGTCCTCATTAAGCGggcatcttcttcttctctaccGGGTCTGCCTGATTCCGTCTTACCAGTGGCAGTGAATCGAGGCTGAGTCACATGGAGATAAGAGAGCTGTGATCCCTGGTCCAGTTGGAGCTTGTTAAGCCTCTCTATCACTGCTAAACCAAGGCCGAGCGGGTCCGAGTCCAGGGCGTCAAGGTGATCGATTGCTGGTGAAATTCTAACACCTACTCTATTAACACCAATGGCCGAGACTACTGCTTCAACCACTTGCATTAACAATTTGCAACGGTTTTCAATAGAGCCACCGTACTTGTCAGTTCGATCATTGATCCCATCCTTTAAGAACTGGTCAAGCAGGTATCCATGTGCACTGTGGATTTCAATTCCATCAAAACCTGAACATGGCCATTACCAAGCATGTCATCAAGAAATTTAAGTGAGAGTGCTTTTTGGAAACAATACATATACTGTCATGCTCAAAAATCCATTTTAAATAACTTGTTACGCTAGAAAATCTTCACCATTTTAAGTAACCTCGCTAAAGGGATAGAATCCCACAACTGAAAATTATTAGTGTACGCACGGGTATGACAGTGACACAAATTTATCATGTTCTTTAGTAATCTATTATAACATTCTTTCCGTTGGAGGAGACACTCATAGCCACTCCATGTGTGATAAAAGCAAGTTTATTAAACTAACCGGCTTGAATGGCATTTATGGCCGCACGGCGATAATCCTCCACCACCTCATGTATTTCAAAGGTCTCCAAGGCATGAGGCTTAGGATACGTCCCAAATGACCCGTCTGGCAACACAACTCTCCACTTGTTTGAAATGGGCTTGTCCGTTGAAGATATTGGTGACCCCCCAACAGGTTGAAAAACTACAGTTAATGCATCATTAATCAGATTttgttgatttaattaattagtttatatAGATTAAAACGAATCACGAAATTGTGACCAACGTATGATTTTACCTTGATGAGAGGCACGACCAACGTGCCAAAGTTGACAGAAAATGATGCCTCCTTTATCATGAACTCCGTCCACTACGTTCTTCCACGCCTCCACCTGTTCTTCTTTGTAAATCCCAGGGACATTTGggaaactaacaaaaaaaaaacaaatcactCATAATTAATACTTCCAAAATAGAAACATATAGACCAATATTATGACTGACTTTACATGTTTggtataaaattataattatgtatctagaaaaaaacaaaaataatatggTCCTACCTTGAAATATTGTTGACCAAAAGTATTTATAAACTCATTATGTCTAATTACGGGTCGAAATTGTTATTTCCTAAGAACCAAAAGTCAACTATCTTCTTGATAAAAAAGGCCAACTTTATTATCATTGATGGCACAACGTggtattagaaatgaagagcaattacgAAACCTACCCCGCTGAGGTGTTGGAGATGGAAGTCCCTTCAGTGATGAGGAATCCGCCTTGGGTGGACCTCTGTTTGTAGTACTCGGCCAGAGCAGCCCCAGGGATTTCATCCAAAGCTCTGCACCTCGTCATTGGCGCAAGCACCACCCTGCCAACCAGACCAGAATCTCACATTTAATCCAAACTCGTAAAGACAAAAAAAATCGTTCAAACACATATCTTAATCCTTTTAGTTATTCTAAATTAACTCATTTTTAGATCCAAAAAAGTAAAACAAGGCCGGATCTGGTGACTAACCTGTGAGAGAGATTGAAGTTGGCCATCTTGTAAGGGGAAAACAGATTGAGTCCCACTGGTGCAATGATTTCCCCCATTAGAGCTGGAGCTTAATTACAACCTCAGAAAACAAAACGAAGATCTGTATGCACAAGCAAAATAatgacaacaataataattagattgAAGAAAAGAGGAGCTGTATTAGTAACGAAAATTACAGCTGGAACTCTTTTAGAAATGTCAACGGATCGCAAAGTTTGCTGGAATGCTCTCCTGTCCTCGCCCTGCTCCCCAGCGGGGGACGAGGAAGGAATCTCATTCAGTTAATAAAAATACAAACAAATATCATGATAATTCAAACCATGTCAATTTGCAAGTTACTAATATTTATTAGACTCCccaacatataatatatatatcattGATAAGACTATGTACTGTATATTAGCAGTGATAAAATATATTGACAGAGGATTTTTGTCGTCATCATCCTGTATAAAATATGAAATAGTGAAAAAGATAAGGAGTTAATCCCTAAAATCAAACAaacaatttataaaaaataaatcatatatataaatacttggtcataaaaaaaaagataaaatcataaaaagttaaAAGACAAATGCATGTATGATAAAGAAATTATATGTTGTAGAACATTAAAAGGGTGACACTCCAAAACTTGGGTAGAGATATGAACCGGCTACAGCTTGGCTTTGTGAGGTATCTGAGACTCAATTGAAAATGTCCTTATAAGACCATCTTTGATTTGAATCAAGTTTCTTATGTTGATAACAAGACAGAGTCCAAAAGGCGGCGCACATATGTTCAACGACCCTTATGGGAAATGTAAACCATTTTAGCatatacaaaattaaaaaaaaaagtcacagCAGCCTAAAATGGACCACTCAAATCTCAAAACACTTTCTATGAGCTAGAATATGGAGTTTCTATTAAGTGAGCAATTTTACTTTGGTCTCTTCTTAAATATTTTGGTTAAGCTTTTCAGCTTATTCCATTATTAAGCTTTTTTGGCTATGAAAAACTGTATCGGTATAGAACCTTCTGGTGTAAAATATCCAACATCTGCAATGTGCGGATATTTATTTGATTGAACTTGTATTGTGTACAATTAACTAGGCTCTTATGTGTGGTACAAACGCCTAAAACTATATAGCTTAAGAGGCTAAGCTAAATAATAATATTTGGTTCAACAATTTTGCGAAAGAACGCCAATTTTCTGTTTTTgaagagagagaaaatatgaCTGTATTATAAACAGGGTAATATGCTGCTGTTGATTCTAATTTTCTCTCAAAGTAACTATCAATACAATTTCCTTGAGCAATAATTGTATTACATGAGAAAGAGACCAAAGCCAATTTTTggaattctaaaaaaaaattaatattgtatGATGAGCAACTATCCAAACTCTAACTTGAAATgtcccatttcacatatataacaTACATACAAACCACCCAAAACCCCAAAACAAAAACACACAGAAAACAGTTTAAAAGCCTAAGATTTATGTACTTTTTTTGTTTCCCATACATATCTTCATATTAATTAGTAGAATTTCTGTATGAAAaggaataataataacaacattactGGAATGACAACTATCACTCTAAATTGTAATGAAAGGAATAGATAGAATACCAAATAGAAATGGGAAGGGCTGAGATCAGGTGGAGTCTGCCGCGGGTGGGTTGCGCAGGTGACTGGCTGGGTGGCTCAAGTGAAGACCTTGAAACTTGAAAGGCAGAGAAGGTGGAGTCGAGAAATTGAAGGCTTTGGAACTAGTGGTGATGTGTTATGAGAGTTAGCCTTTGATCATTATATATATGAAACGATTTTTGAACGTTCTGTttctaattctatttttattgGTTGGTATGGGAGGGGAGTAACTATCGTCCTTTCAGACTACCGACCAAGcaactttttttgtttttgtttttttgaagTGACAGATCTTGGACGGAGTAAAAGTAGTCAATGACTATATAATAAATCAGTATCGGCCATAATAATCACGTTATTGTGGTGTGTTTTTGCATATCTTCTTTTATTTCTCATTGGCACCAGGGAGGAGAGGAGTCAGGATTCATGTTTTGACCGTTGACTTTTGATTTAAGCCAATGCATGTGTCTTGCAAATCTAGTTAGGCTTGGTTGTTATAATTATGGAGGTGCGTagctaaatttttttaaattctatTATCTCATTAAATTAGGAGTAATGATATTAAAATATTCATCTAAATATTATacacaataaatttattttaataaatatgataaaCTAGATTAATCTATAATTACTATgtgtaatatttttatgtataatttaaatagacatatcattactcataaaTTAGTGACTCCAATTTTAGAACTTGACTCTCCAAAAACCATAAAACAAATTAAATGACAAATATTTGATGGTCACTATAAATTAGACATAAATCATTTTAATGTTATTTTGGTTAACACTACTATTTAATTTTACTTCTCGTAATATGTTCATTTTATTAGGAACTCTTCACCAACAGATTTAATAGAAAAATTTTACATGTAAACCATTATTGATTACATTCAACTAACAATCTTGCATTCTTTTTAAATGCCAAGTGTTTAGTTTCAAAAATGTTGACTCAAAAATTTGTCGACATCTGATTCGATAAAAATgattgtgtgattataataaggggttatacttttttggaccctgtgttttgtctcattatctgtttggaccctgtgttttgacacattactttttggaccctatattttgtaaaattgttaaaatagaaccttaaactcaattttgatgaagaaaaaattaaatataacaacacagtttttaaacagaatgattttatttttgttctgaattgttaatttggtaaattatttgtgattttagttgagaaaacattgaccaaaatggagtttagggttctattttaaccattttataaaacatagggtccaaaaaataatttatcaaaacacaaaatccaaacaGGTAATAGAATAAAACAcaagtccaaaaaaatataaaccctttaaataaatacaaatagaaATAGAAAGATAACATTTGGATTATAGTAGTTCGGTCCTTAAACTAAACTATGTTTATTGGCgacttttattgatatttttgtTTATGAAACATTTTCAACAGTGTTTTAGCATACTAGAATCTGACTTTTGGAGAAGTGCTAAAAAAGACTCTCTAACgtgcttttatttttttagtttgatGATATGTGTCATCTTATAagcaatatttatttttataaaataacaaattataatattttaaatttattacaATTATACTATTATAACACTCaactctttatttatttatttatttatataagaGTGATATAAATTACAGTGTTTATTTATATGTGTTTTTACTGCGTAACTTTACTGGTTGATGTATTGTAATGCActgtgtattttttttattatatatatatatatataatgtataaaaTTACACATGCTATTTGTATTTAGCTTTTATAATACAAAAACTGCAATATTGACTCATTGTAAAAGCGTAATattaatttgtcaaaaaaaatctAATATTAGTTATCTATTCTATCTAGACTCAAACAAATCTACTTTTTCCCTACTAACTAAATACCAAAAATGATATCTCACTTAATAAAATTAGTATATGGCATACGTATAAATTATTTGTATGAATTAATACATACATGTTAAATGAAATTAGTACAAAAGACTAACTCAAAACAATAAATGAATTTGAAAGCAAGTATATAATATTACTATATTTTAAGCTCCAGGAATTatagaaaatgatatttttttctcTCATGACTTgggtaataaataaaataaagcttAATTTAATAGTTACGTTACTCCATAAAATAAGTGTTCTAATGGTTGCATAATTATAAGgaagtttaaaaaaataaaaacataactagtttttttctctttttaatttttactcACATgtagattttaaaaaaatttaattacatTAGC
This genomic interval from Humulus lupulus chromosome 8, drHumLupu1.1, whole genome shotgun sequence contains the following:
- the LOC133797315 gene encoding 12-oxophytodienoate reductase 3-like, which gives rise to MGEIIAPVGLNLFSPYKMANFNLSHRVVLAPMTRCRALDEIPGAALAEYYKQRSTQGGFLITEGTSISNTSAGFPNVPGIYKEEQVEAWKNVVDGVHDKGGIIFCQLWHVGRASHQVFQPVGGSPISSTDKPISNKWRVVLPDGSFGTYPKPHALETFEIHEVVEDYRRAAINAIQAGFDGIEIHSAHGYLLDQFLKDGINDRTDKYGGSIENRCKLLMQVVEAVVSAIGVNRVGVRISPAIDHLDALDSDPLGLGLAVIERLNKLQLDQGSQLSYLHVTQPRFTATGKTESGRPGREEEDARLMRTLRKTYQGTFMCSGGYTRELGMQAIADDEADLVSFGRLFISNPDLVLRFQLNAPLNKYDRTTFYTQDPVVGYTDYPFLN